A region of Mycolicibacterium brumae DNA encodes the following proteins:
- a CDS encoding suppressor of fused domain protein — MDVLARVRAHLRAHFGQDPDQASVTFLGLEPIAIQRFGPDPENLLHYVSVGCSKYPMADPGAAVADSVRGPRAEVVVRLRAGVPTRGLARAVALLAATPAVEGVVLRSGALIDVGAALWESPPGSGVFSAFLLGPSDIGDLELDPPADPVVFLAATPITANEAAWVRLKGADALAEAWAQDEVDPTDPARPAWAP; from the coding sequence GTGGACGTCCTCGCGCGGGTCAGGGCGCATCTGCGGGCGCACTTCGGGCAGGATCCGGACCAGGCGAGCGTCACGTTCCTGGGTCTGGAGCCCATCGCCATCCAGCGATTCGGTCCCGATCCGGAGAACCTGCTGCACTACGTCTCGGTGGGCTGTTCGAAGTATCCGATGGCCGATCCCGGTGCGGCGGTGGCGGATTCGGTGCGCGGCCCACGCGCCGAAGTGGTGGTCCGATTGCGCGCCGGCGTCCCCACCAGGGGGCTGGCGCGGGCGGTCGCGCTGCTGGCCGCGACCCCGGCCGTCGAAGGGGTGGTGCTGCGCTCCGGCGCGCTGATCGACGTCGGCGCCGCACTATGGGAGTCGCCGCCGGGCTCGGGAGTGTTCAGCGCATTCCTGTTGGGCCCCAGCGATATCGGCGACCTGGAACTGGACCCGCCGGCCGATCCGGTGGTGTTCCTTGCGGCCACCCCGATCACCGCCAACGAGGCGGCCTGGGTGCGGCTCAAGGGCGCCGACGCGCTCGCCGAGGCATGGGCGCAGGACGAGGTGGACCCCACCGATCCGGCGCGGCCGGCCTGGGCGCCGTAG
- a CDS encoding magnesium and cobalt transport protein CorA, whose protein sequence is MSQFRPMSPQRLAREMLAREMLGHQPSHPSKVPVPVARATVDCAVYVDGKRLPGRFTHESGVAKLRELRAEGRSAFVWIGLHEPDEHQMQSVADAFGLHALAVEDAVHAYQRPKLELYDNTMFLVLKTVVYIPHQSVEQAHEIVETGEIMVFVGIDFVVTVRHGEHSGLAAIRRQLEQDQNQLRLGPFAVMHAIADHVVDNYLDVTALMEVDVDKIEEDTFSPGSKTDIAAIYLLKREVVELRRAVTPLTDALEKLQNEYRDLYPKEVRRYMRDVLDHQLHAAEQIASYDEQLTSLVQAALAKVGMQQNADMRKISAWVAIAAVPTMIAGIYGMNFEFMPELSHPMAYPMVLLGMLLVCLTLHRIFRHNHWL, encoded by the coding sequence ATGTCCCAGTTCCGCCCGATGTCCCCGCAACGACTGGCGCGCGAAATGCTGGCGCGCGAAATGCTCGGGCATCAGCCGAGCCACCCGTCCAAGGTTCCGGTTCCCGTCGCCCGGGCGACGGTGGATTGCGCGGTCTACGTCGACGGGAAGCGGCTGCCGGGCCGGTTCACCCATGAGTCCGGGGTGGCCAAACTGCGCGAGCTGCGCGCCGAGGGGCGCTCGGCGTTCGTGTGGATCGGCCTGCACGAGCCCGACGAGCACCAGATGCAGTCGGTGGCCGACGCCTTCGGCCTGCACGCGCTCGCGGTGGAGGACGCCGTGCACGCCTACCAGCGACCCAAGCTGGAGCTGTACGACAACACCATGTTCCTGGTGCTCAAAACGGTGGTCTACATTCCGCACCAGTCCGTCGAGCAGGCCCATGAGATCGTCGAAACCGGCGAGATCATGGTGTTCGTCGGCATCGATTTCGTGGTGACCGTTCGGCACGGCGAGCACAGCGGCCTGGCCGCCATCCGCAGGCAGCTCGAACAGGACCAGAATCAGCTCCGGCTCGGCCCGTTCGCCGTCATGCACGCCATCGCCGACCACGTCGTCGACAACTATCTGGACGTCACCGCGCTGATGGAGGTGGATGTCGACAAGATCGAGGAGGACACCTTCTCCCCCGGCAGCAAGACCGACATCGCCGCCATCTACCTGCTCAAACGGGAGGTGGTGGAACTGCGTCGGGCGGTGACGCCGTTGACCGACGCGCTGGAGAAGCTCCAGAACGAATACCGTGACCTCTATCCCAAGGAGGTTCGGCGCTACATGCGCGATGTGCTGGACCATCAACTCCACGCCGCCGAGCAGATCGCGTCCTACGACGAGCAGCTGACCTCCCTGGTGCAGGCAGCGCTGGCGAAGGTCGGGATGCAGCAGAACGCCGATATGCGCAAGATCTCCGCGTGGGTGGCGATCGCCGCGGTGCCGACCATGATCGCCGGCATCTACGGAATGAACTTCGAATTCATGCCCGAACTGAGCCATCCGATGGCGTATCCGATGGTGCTGCTCGGAATGCTGCTGGTGTGCCTGACCCTGCACCGGATTTTCCGGCACAACCACTGGCTCTAG
- a CDS encoding glycine betaine ABC transporter substrate-binding protein — MSACAASPGPPPEVVIAASGEPDSVLLANLYGAALRYYGTPVRVQEFDDPLAALDSGEALIAPGLTGELLDRLSPDTAGRSDEAVYKALLGVLPEGVTAGDYATAAEDKPAVAVTEDTVDAWGGHTLTQLVSKCEQLRFGRVAGAQTPSAVGACRASKPREFPDSAAMFAALRSNQINAAWSSSADPAVPVGVVLLDDRKPALIRGENALPLYRRNELDPQQMVALNEVAGVLDTAALKGMRAQLADGADPRALADAWLAENPIGN; from the coding sequence ATGAGCGCCTGCGCGGCCAGCCCGGGACCGCCGCCGGAGGTGGTGATCGCCGCGTCCGGCGAGCCGGATTCGGTGCTGCTGGCCAACCTCTACGGCGCCGCCCTGCGCTACTACGGCACCCCGGTGCGGGTGCAGGAATTCGATGATCCGTTGGCGGCGCTCGATTCCGGGGAGGCGCTGATCGCCCCGGGTTTGACCGGTGAGCTGCTGGACCGGTTGTCCCCGGACACCGCCGGTCGCAGCGATGAGGCGGTGTACAAGGCGCTGCTGGGGGTGCTGCCCGAGGGCGTGACCGCCGGCGACTACGCCACCGCCGCCGAGGACAAACCGGCCGTCGCGGTCACCGAGGACACGGTGGACGCCTGGGGCGGACACACTCTCACCCAGCTGGTGAGCAAATGCGAGCAGCTGCGTTTCGGCAGGGTCGCCGGAGCCCAGACCCCCTCGGCCGTCGGCGCCTGCCGGGCTTCGAAGCCCCGCGAGTTCCCCGACAGCGCGGCGATGTTCGCCGCCCTGCGGTCGAATCAGATCAACGCCGCGTGGAGCAGCAGCGCGGACCCGGCCGTCCCGGTCGGGGTGGTGCTGCTCGACGATCGCAAGCCCGCGCTGATCCGCGGGGAGAACGCCTTGCCGCTGTACCGCCGCAACGAGCTGGACCCCCAGCAGATGGTGGCGCTCAATGAGGTTGCCGGTGTGCTGGACACCGCGGCGCTCAAGGGCATGCGCGCGCAGCTGGCCGACGGCGCGGACCCACGGGCGCTGGCCGACGCCTGGCTGGCCGAGAACCCGATCGGCAATTGA
- a CDS encoding TetR/AcrR family transcriptional regulator, with the protein MTTSPALSGYEERWREHNDERRTQVLEATIELIEQSPPDVAVSVADIARRAGLAKSVVYRQFGGKEELERRARSLIVEDFAQVLDASLDLEAGSLRDILTRTVAAVADWMLEHPRLNTFVRSGPTFEGDGALDAVSELKNRMIVVGHELIDSVAQLVGADPAPFQTVPFAVITMVEATLYGWVRGVAPNSTREEIVADLADYVWCVIDGRARMGGVVLQPDEPFAELLVGLTAGRSSDGRAE; encoded by the coding sequence ATGACGACGTCCCCGGCCCTCAGCGGTTATGAGGAGCGTTGGCGTGAGCACAACGACGAGCGTCGGACGCAGGTCCTGGAGGCGACGATCGAGCTGATCGAGCAGAGCCCGCCGGACGTCGCGGTGTCCGTGGCCGACATCGCCCGGCGCGCCGGGCTGGCGAAATCGGTGGTGTATCGCCAGTTCGGTGGCAAGGAGGAGCTGGAGCGCCGGGCGCGATCGTTGATCGTCGAAGACTTCGCGCAGGTGCTCGACGCCAGCCTCGATCTGGAAGCGGGGTCGCTGCGTGACATCCTGACCCGCACCGTTGCCGCCGTGGCCGACTGGATGCTGGAGCATCCGCGGCTCAACACCTTCGTGCGCTCCGGTCCCACCTTCGAAGGCGACGGCGCCCTCGACGCGGTCAGCGAGCTGAAGAACCGGATGATCGTCGTCGGGCATGAGTTGATCGATTCGGTCGCGCAGTTGGTCGGCGCCGATCCCGCGCCGTTCCAGACGGTGCCGTTCGCGGTGATCACCATGGTCGAGGCCACCCTGTACGGCTGGGTGCGCGGAGTCGCGCCGAACAGCACCCGCGAGGAGATCGTGGCCGACCTGGCCGACTACGTGTGGTGCGTGATCGACGGTCGAGCGCGGATGGGCGGCGTCGTGTTGCAGCCCGATGAACCGTTCGCCGAGCTGCTCGTCGGACTGACCGCGGGTCGATCGTCAGACGGGCGCGCCGAGTAG
- a CDS encoding FAD-dependent oxidoreductase, with translation MPHVVTQSCCSDASCTYACPVNCIHPTPDEPDFHTAEMLYIDPVDCVDCGACVSACPVDAIKHYSTLTAQESVFADLNADFYREPRPRPLLAPPVPALQVRSGADLRVAIVGSGPAAMYAADEILTIPGARVRMYERLSEPYGLARFGVAPDHQRTRRVTRQFDTIREDPRLELILGTQVGVDVTHEELLASHHAVVYAVGASTDRRLDIPGAESSCSATEFVAWYNGHPDFADRAFDLSQPNAVVIGNGNVALDVARILTMDPEALAGTDIAGYALDALRRSKIEEVTVVGRRGAEQSAFTVGELIGLCSTPGVDVVVADEHLDSLPDSDPRADILRGATPRAGSRNRRVVLDYLLSPTAIDAGSVRFVRNELVPAPDGSMRVKPTADEHAIDAGLVLTSIGYRGVPVPGLPFDEASATVPNTSGRVQGMRRTYVTGWIKRGANGFIGTNKSCAQETVRSLVDEYNAGRLLGAPV, from the coding sequence ATGCCGCACGTCGTCACGCAGTCGTGTTGCAGCGACGCCTCCTGCACGTACGCATGTCCGGTGAACTGCATCCATCCGACCCCGGATGAACCGGACTTCCACACCGCCGAGATGCTCTACATCGATCCGGTCGACTGTGTCGACTGCGGCGCCTGCGTGTCGGCCTGCCCGGTGGACGCGATCAAGCACTACAGCACGCTGACCGCGCAGGAGTCGGTGTTCGCCGACTTGAACGCGGACTTCTACCGGGAGCCGCGCCCACGGCCGCTGCTGGCGCCCCCGGTCCCGGCGCTGCAGGTGCGCTCCGGCGCGGATCTGCGGGTCGCCATCGTCGGCTCCGGACCGGCCGCGATGTACGCCGCCGACGAGATCCTGACCATCCCCGGCGCCCGGGTGCGGATGTACGAGCGGTTGTCCGAGCCCTACGGCCTGGCGCGGTTCGGCGTGGCGCCGGATCACCAGCGCACCCGCCGCGTCACCCGCCAGTTCGACACGATCCGCGAGGATCCCCGGCTGGAGCTGATCCTCGGGACTCAGGTCGGCGTCGACGTCACCCACGAGGAACTGCTGGCGTCACATCACGCGGTCGTCTACGCCGTCGGCGCCTCCACCGACCGCCGCCTCGATATCCCGGGGGCCGAGTCTTCCTGCTCGGCAACGGAATTCGTGGCGTGGTACAACGGGCACCCCGACTTCGCCGACCGCGCCTTCGACCTGTCACAGCCGAACGCCGTCGTGATCGGCAACGGCAACGTCGCCCTGGACGTGGCGCGCATCCTGACCATGGACCCCGAGGCGCTGGCCGGCACCGACATCGCTGGGTATGCGCTGGACGCCCTGCGCCGCAGCAAGATCGAGGAAGTCACCGTCGTCGGCCGGCGGGGCGCCGAACAGTCCGCGTTCACCGTCGGAGAGCTCATCGGCCTGTGCTCCACGCCGGGTGTCGACGTGGTGGTCGCCGACGAGCACCTCGACAGCCTGCCGGACTCCGATCCGCGCGCCGACATTCTGCGCGGCGCGACACCTCGCGCCGGAAGCCGCAATCGGCGCGTGGTTCTGGACTACCTGCTGTCCCCAACCGCCATCGACGCCGGTTCGGTGCGTTTCGTCCGCAACGAGCTCGTTCCCGCTCCGGATGGATCCATGCGGGTCAAACCCACCGCCGACGAGCACGCCATCGACGCCGGTCTGGTGCTGACCTCCATCGGCTATCGAGGGGTCCCGGTGCCCGGGCTGCCGTTCGATGAGGCAAGCGCGACGGTGCCGAACACCTCCGGCCGGGTGCAGGGGATGCGGCGCACCTACGTGACGGGCTGGATCAAACGCGGCGCGAATGGGTTCATCGGAACGAACAAGTCGTGCGCCCAGGAGACGGTGCGCAGCCTGGTCGACGAGTACAACGCCGGTCGGCTACTCGGCGCGCCCGTCTGA
- a CDS encoding AurF N-oxygenase family protein produces the protein MSSVAATTTTARNPQYAATLAMLSEGSVRRHFDPYADIDWDAPDMQMDPGDPRWVLSPTLDTLGGTEWYRNQPLERQIEIGRWRTLNSVKVGAAFESILIRGLMAFIMKLPNNSPEFRYALHEMTEECNHIQMFQELVNRSGTDVPGMRPLFRKLSPYIGLVGHYSPTAFMAGILAGEEPIDHFQKGVIREGANVPPAVLRTMQIHIAEEARHISWANEFLKTHMAKRSRGFKLFATFAFPLTLRWLATEIMTPPKSMARELGIPRKVWKEAFWRGPHARKVMAGYFPEMRALSHELGIMTPLGRRMWKLARISGEEARYRGEPDREAIAIA, from the coding sequence ATGTCTTCGGTAGCCGCCACCACGACCACAGCGCGCAACCCGCAGTACGCGGCGACGCTGGCGATGCTGTCCGAAGGCTCGGTGCGCCGGCACTTCGACCCGTACGCCGACATCGACTGGGACGCCCCGGACATGCAGATGGACCCGGGCGACCCACGCTGGGTGCTGTCGCCGACGCTGGACACCCTGGGCGGCACCGAGTGGTACCGGAATCAGCCCCTGGAACGGCAGATCGAGATCGGCCGCTGGCGCACGCTCAACAGCGTCAAGGTGGGCGCGGCCTTCGAGAGCATCCTGATCCGCGGGTTGATGGCGTTCATCATGAAGCTGCCGAACAACTCCCCGGAGTTCCGCTACGCGTTGCACGAGATGACCGAGGAGTGCAACCACATCCAGATGTTCCAGGAGTTGGTGAACCGCTCCGGCACCGACGTGCCCGGGATGCGGCCGCTGTTCCGGAAGCTGTCGCCCTACATCGGGCTCGTGGGGCATTACTCCCCCACCGCGTTCATGGCCGGCATCCTGGCCGGTGAAGAGCCCATCGACCACTTCCAGAAGGGCGTGATCCGCGAAGGCGCGAACGTGCCGCCGGCGGTGCTGCGCACCATGCAGATACACATCGCCGAGGAGGCCAGGCACATCTCGTGGGCCAACGAGTTCCTCAAGACGCACATGGCCAAGCGGTCCCGGGGGTTCAAACTCTTCGCGACGTTCGCGTTCCCGCTCACCCTGCGCTGGCTGGCCACCGAGATCATGACACCGCCGAAGTCGATGGCCCGTGAGCTCGGCATCCCGCGCAAGGTGTGGAAGGAAGCGTTTTGGCGCGGCCCGCACGCGCGCAAGGTCATGGCCGGGTATTTCCCGGAGATGCGGGCGCTGAGCCACGAACTCGGGATCATGACACCGCTCGGCCGCCGGATGTGGAAGCTCGCGCGGATATCCGGTGAAGAGGCGCGTTACCGCGGCGAGCCGGACCGCGAAGCGATCGCGATCGCCTGA
- a CDS encoding SDR family NAD(P)-dependent oxidoreductase, whose protein sequence is MRGFEGKVAVVTGAGSGIGRALALELGRSGALLAISDVDVQGLAETEAQLKQIGAPVKADRLDVAEREAFLLYADAVQAHFGIVHQIYNNAGIAFTGDVEDMAFKDIEKVMDVDYWGVVNGTKAFLPYLIASGDGHVINVSSLFGLLAVPGQSAYNSAKFAVRGFTEALRQEMLTKQRPVAVTCVHPGGIKTAIARNATAVEGLDPKELAKQFDSKLANTTAERAAEIILTGVQKKHARVLVGADAKILDLIVRITGSGYQRLFSTMMGKLVPGSH, encoded by the coding sequence ATGCGAGGTTTCGAGGGCAAAGTCGCGGTGGTCACCGGCGCGGGATCGGGCATCGGCCGGGCCCTGGCGCTGGAGCTGGGCCGGTCCGGCGCGCTGTTGGCCATCAGTGACGTCGACGTCCAGGGCCTCGCCGAGACCGAGGCCCAGCTGAAGCAGATCGGCGCCCCGGTGAAGGCGGATCGCCTCGACGTCGCCGAGCGCGAGGCCTTCCTGCTCTACGCCGACGCGGTGCAGGCGCACTTCGGCATCGTCCACCAGATCTACAACAACGCCGGCATCGCGTTCACCGGCGACGTCGAGGACATGGCCTTCAAGGACATCGAGAAGGTGATGGACGTCGACTACTGGGGCGTGGTCAACGGCACCAAGGCATTCCTGCCGTATCTGATCGCCTCCGGCGACGGACACGTGATCAACGTGTCGAGCCTGTTCGGCCTGCTGGCGGTGCCGGGTCAGTCGGCGTACAACTCGGCCAAGTTCGCCGTCCGCGGCTTCACCGAGGCGCTGCGCCAGGAGATGCTGACCAAGCAGCGCCCGGTCGCGGTGACCTGCGTGCATCCCGGCGGCATCAAGACCGCGATCGCACGCAACGCCACCGCGGTGGAGGGCCTGGACCCCAAGGAACTGGCCAAGCAGTTCGACAGCAAGCTGGCCAACACCACCGCCGAGCGGGCCGCGGAGATCATCCTGACCGGGGTGCAGAAGAAGCACGCCCGAGTTCTCGTCGGCGCCGACGCCAAGATCCTCGATCTCATCGTGCGGATCACCGGCTCGGGCTACCAGCGGTTGTTCTCCACAATGATGGGCAAGCTCGTCCCCGGCTCGCACTGA
- a CDS encoding multifunctional oxoglutarate decarboxylase/oxoglutarate dehydrogenase thiamine pyrophosphate-binding subunit/dihydrolipoyllysine-residue succinyltransferase subunit, producing the protein MSSTSSPFGQNEWLVEEMYRKFREDPKSVDPSWHEFLVDYNPGKLSEGIVDNGQQAEKPAAQKPAPESKPAPAETKPSPEAALPAKTPPTSTGASAPDMAPPATKPAPAPKAASDSPAGEEQTQVLRGVAAAVVKNMNTSLEVPTATSVRAIPAKLMIDNRTVINNHLKRTRGGKISFTHLLGYAIVQGVKAFPNMNRHFAEIDGKPNAVTPAHTNLGLAIDLPGKNGNRSLVVAAIKGCETMKFGEFIAAYEDIVRRARDGKLTAEDFAGVTISLTNPGTLGTVHSVPRLMAGQGAIIGAGAMEYPAEFQGASEERIAELGIGKLITLTSTYDHRIIQGAESGDFLRTVHRHLLDDGFWDEIFFELGIPYEPVRWRIDNPDSIEQKNARVIELIAAYRNRGHLMADIDPLRLDATRFRSHPDLDVNTHGLTLWDLDRVFRVDGFAGQQHKKLRDVLSVLRDAYCRHVGVEYTHILEPEQQKWLQERIEVRHDKPTVAQQKYILSRLNAAEAFETFLQTKYVGQKRFSLEGAETIIPMMDAAIDQAAEHGLDEVVIAMPHRGRLNVLANIVGKPYAQIFTEFEGNLNPSQAHGSGDVKYHLGASGNYLQMFGDNEIEVSLTANPSHLEAVDPVLEGIVRAKQDLLNKGDGPDGFTVMPLMLHGDAAFAGQGVVAETLNLAMLRGYRVGGTIHMVVNNQIGFTTSPENSRSSEYCTDVAKMIGAPIFHVNGDDPEACDWVSRLAVDFRQKFKKDVVIDMLCYRRRGHNEGDDPSMTQPAMYDVIDHKRGVRKTYTEALIGRGDISIQEAEAALRDFQGQLEQVFNEVRELEKFVPEPSESVETEQTITHGLNTAVDKAMLARIGDAHLAVPEGFSVHPRVKPVLDKRREMAYEGKVDWAFGELLALGSLIADGKLIRFSGQDTRRGTFTQRHAVIIDRKTGEEFTPLQLLAANEDGTSTGGKFLIYNSALSEFAAVGFEYGYAVGNREAVVLWEAQFGDFVNGAQSVIDEFVSSGEAKWGQTSDVVLLLPHGHEGQGPDHTSGRIERFLQLCAEGSMTVAQPSTPANYFHLLRRHALGGIHRPLIVFTPKSMLRNKAAVSDVKDFTEVKFRSVLEEPTYEDGIGDRSKVTRVLMCSGKIYYDLAARKAKEKREDVAIVRIEQLYPLPPRRLGRTLDQYPNAREFFWVQDEPANQGPWPTFGLELPELLPDKLSGIKRISRRAMSAPSSGSSKVHAVEQQEILDAAFG; encoded by the coding sequence GTGAGCAGTACGAGTTCACCATTCGGCCAGAACGAGTGGCTGGTCGAGGAGATGTACCGCAAGTTCCGCGAGGACCCCAAGTCGGTCGACCCGAGCTGGCATGAGTTCCTGGTCGATTACAACCCCGGGAAGCTGAGCGAAGGCATCGTCGACAACGGCCAGCAGGCCGAGAAGCCGGCGGCCCAGAAGCCGGCCCCCGAATCGAAGCCGGCGCCCGCGGAAACCAAGCCGTCGCCGGAGGCCGCGTTGCCCGCCAAGACCCCGCCGACCAGCACCGGCGCCTCGGCGCCCGATATGGCGCCGCCGGCGACCAAGCCCGCGCCGGCGCCGAAGGCCGCGTCGGACTCCCCCGCCGGCGAAGAGCAGACCCAGGTGCTGCGCGGTGTCGCCGCCGCCGTCGTCAAGAACATGAACACCTCGCTGGAGGTGCCGACGGCGACCAGTGTCCGGGCCATCCCGGCCAAGCTGATGATCGACAACCGGACGGTCATCAACAATCACCTCAAGCGCACCCGCGGCGGCAAGATCAGCTTCACCCACCTGCTGGGGTACGCGATCGTGCAGGGCGTCAAGGCGTTCCCGAACATGAACCGGCACTTCGCCGAGATCGACGGCAAGCCGAATGCGGTCACCCCGGCGCACACCAACCTGGGCCTGGCCATCGACCTGCCGGGCAAGAACGGCAATCGTTCCCTGGTCGTCGCGGCGATCAAGGGCTGCGAGACGATGAAGTTCGGCGAGTTCATCGCCGCCTACGAAGACATCGTGCGGCGCGCCCGCGACGGCAAGCTGACCGCTGAGGACTTCGCCGGTGTGACCATCTCGCTGACCAACCCGGGCACGCTGGGCACCGTGCACTCGGTGCCCCGGCTGATGGCCGGCCAGGGCGCGATCATCGGCGCCGGGGCCATGGAGTACCCGGCGGAGTTCCAGGGCGCCAGTGAGGAGCGGATCGCCGAGCTGGGTATCGGCAAGCTGATCACCCTGACCTCGACGTATGACCACCGCATCATCCAGGGCGCGGAGTCCGGGGACTTCCTGCGCACCGTCCACCGGCACCTGCTCGACGACGGCTTCTGGGACGAGATCTTCTTCGAACTCGGCATCCCCTATGAGCCGGTGCGCTGGCGGATCGACAACCCCGATTCGATCGAGCAGAAGAACGCCCGCGTCATCGAGCTGATCGCGGCCTACCGCAACCGCGGCCACCTGATGGCCGACATCGACCCGCTGCGCCTGGACGCCACCCGGTTCCGCAGCCACCCGGACCTGGACGTCAACACCCACGGCCTGACGCTGTGGGATCTGGACCGGGTCTTCCGGGTCGACGGGTTCGCCGGCCAGCAGCACAAGAAGTTGCGCGACGTGCTCTCGGTGCTGCGCGACGCCTACTGCCGGCACGTCGGCGTGGAGTACACCCACATCCTGGAGCCCGAGCAGCAGAAGTGGCTGCAGGAGCGCATCGAGGTGCGTCACGACAAGCCGACGGTCGCGCAGCAGAAGTACATCCTGAGCCGGCTCAACGCCGCCGAGGCGTTCGAGACGTTCCTGCAGACCAAGTACGTCGGACAGAAGCGGTTCTCCCTGGAGGGCGCGGAGACCATCATCCCGATGATGGACGCGGCCATCGACCAGGCCGCCGAGCACGGCCTGGACGAGGTCGTCATCGCCATGCCGCACCGCGGCCGGCTCAACGTGCTGGCCAATATCGTCGGCAAGCCGTACGCGCAGATCTTCACCGAATTCGAGGGCAACCTGAACCCGTCGCAGGCGCACGGCTCCGGTGACGTGAAGTACCACCTGGGCGCCTCCGGCAACTACCTGCAGATGTTCGGCGACAACGAGATCGAGGTGTCGCTGACGGCCAACCCGAGCCACCTGGAGGCCGTCGACCCGGTGCTGGAGGGCATCGTCCGCGCCAAGCAGGACCTGCTGAACAAGGGCGACGGGCCCGACGGGTTCACCGTGATGCCGCTGATGCTGCACGGCGACGCGGCGTTCGCCGGCCAGGGCGTGGTGGCCGAGACGCTGAACCTGGCGATGCTGCGCGGCTACCGCGTCGGCGGCACCATCCACATGGTGGTGAACAACCAGATCGGCTTCACCACCTCGCCGGAGAACTCGCGGTCCAGCGAGTACTGCACCGACGTGGCGAAGATGATCGGCGCGCCGATCTTCCACGTCAACGGCGACGACCCGGAGGCCTGCGACTGGGTGTCCCGGCTCGCGGTGGACTTCAGGCAGAAGTTCAAGAAGGACGTCGTCATCGACATGCTGTGCTACCGCCGCCGCGGGCACAACGAGGGCGATGACCCGTCGATGACCCAGCCGGCGATGTACGACGTGATCGATCACAAGCGCGGCGTCCGCAAGACCTACACCGAGGCGCTGATCGGCCGCGGCGACATCTCGATCCAGGAGGCCGAGGCCGCGCTGCGCGACTTCCAGGGCCAGCTGGAGCAGGTGTTCAACGAGGTCCGCGAGCTGGAGAAGTTCGTTCCGGAGCCCAGCGAGTCGGTGGAGACCGAGCAGACCATCACCCACGGGCTGAACACCGCCGTGGACAAGGCCATGCTGGCCCGGATCGGCGACGCGCACCTGGCGGTGCCGGAGGGCTTCTCCGTGCACCCGCGGGTCAAGCCGGTGCTGGACAAGCGTCGCGAGATGGCCTACGAGGGCAAGGTCGACTGGGCTTTCGGCGAGCTGCTGGCGCTGGGGTCGCTGATCGCCGACGGCAAGCTGATCCGGTTCTCCGGCCAGGACACCCGCCGCGGCACGTTCACCCAGCGGCACGCGGTGATCATCGACCGCAAGACCGGCGAGGAGTTCACCCCGCTGCAGCTGCTGGCGGCCAATGAGGACGGCACCTCCACCGGTGGGAAGTTCCTGATCTACAACTCGGCGCTGAGCGAGTTCGCCGCGGTTGGGTTCGAGTACGGCTACGCCGTCGGCAACCGCGAGGCCGTGGTGCTGTGGGAGGCGCAGTTCGGCGACTTCGTCAACGGCGCGCAGTCGGTGATCGACGAGTTCGTCAGCTCTGGCGAGGCCAAGTGGGGCCAAACCTCCGATGTGGTGCTGCTGCTGCCGCACGGCCACGAGGGCCAGGGTCCCGACCACACCTCCGGGCGCATCGAGCGATTCCTGCAGCTGTGCGCGGAAGGGTCGATGACCGTCGCCCAGCCGTCGACCCCGGCGAACTACTTCCACCTGCTGCGGCGGCACGCGCTCGGTGGCATCCACCGGCCGCTGATCGTCTTCACCCCGAAGTCGATGCTGCGGAACAAGGCGGCGGTCAGCGACGTGAAGGACTTCACCGAGGTGAAGTTCCGCTCGGTGCTGGAGGAGCCGACCTACGAGGACGGCATCGGCGACCGCAGCAAGGTCACCCGGGTGCTGATGTGCTCCGGCAAGATCTACTACGACCTGGCGGCGCGCAAGGCCAAGGAGAAGCGCGAGGACGTCGCGATCGTGCGGATCGAGCAGCTCTACCCGCTGCCGCCGCGCCGCCTCGGCCGCACCCTGGACCAGTACCCGAACGCCCGGGAGTTCTTCTGGGTGCAGGACGAGCCGGCCAACCAGGGGCCGTGGCCGACGTTCGGCCTGGAGCTTCCCGAACTGCTGCCGGACAAGCTGTCCGGTATCAAGCGGATCTCGCGCCGCGCGATGAGCGCGCCGTCCTCGGGTTCGTCGAAGGTGCATGCCGTCGAACAGCAGGAGATTCTCGACGCCGCGTTCGGCTGA